A stretch of the Candidatus Baltobacteraceae bacterium genome encodes the following:
- a CDS encoding adenylate/guanylate cyclase domain-containing protein, which yields MPADPDLVSRRSPVPPSGTVAFLFSDIEGSTARWEAGRDAMQSAVHRHDTLMRSAIEAHRGYVFKTVGDAFCATFARARDALEAALYAQRTLAAVDWSAVKGLRVRMAIHVGDADERSGDYFGPAVNRVARLLATGHGGQVLLSAIAAELIEGTLEPEIALRPLGVFRLKDLTTPERVYQLIAPGLQSEFKALRSLDAVPNNLPRQSTSFIGRGDDIDCIKELQRSAPLVTIAGTGGVGKTRLALQVAAELLDDMDGGAWFVNLAPVADPAIVAGTIAAVLGVSQHVDRPPLDALLDYLKDRRLLLVFDNCEHVVAEAARIAAAILECASQVTILATSREALNVGGERVYRVSPLPDRESLRLFVERAQTASPGFSLDDSNDAKVAEICGHLDGIALAIELAASRLRTHSLDDLSRRIEERFRVLRGGDRAAQPRHQTLWALIDWSYELLDDTDRSFFRHLAVFTGGFTLAAAAAVCENDALDEWAALDLLSSLVDKSLVVADAGEAPHRYHLLESIQRYARERVDKSGESRWLSQCHAEFFSGLAGAAYAEWDIAPGPGWLAALRPELDNFRSALAATLERDRDGALGAQMAADVVPIFMRLSLLREAIGWCEKALESRPTVDRAIEARLRYGLSMLYNNQMDLRKALENVERSVALYRQTNDARGLTRALSQLAQQYGRQARYGEAAALAIEALARARETGDRRLLAATLQRCAFSLGADDIETARAQFAESVALFRDLGRDDETGRALLWWADSESVAGCFARAIDLSNEALQIVGPAEKPFVLSNAAGYGLALGDYERAAGIVREAFALAAGISHPILTSLAIAYLAVLANRSDPLGAARLFGYARARLGELDWQPVASDARIQDDLVDSLRRSLDERELQACFAEGAGWPEEQALAQAAAV from the coding sequence ATGCCGGCCGATCCGGACCTTGTTAGCCGCCGTTCGCCGGTGCCGCCTTCGGGCACCGTCGCTTTTTTGTTTTCGGATATCGAAGGCAGCACGGCTCGTTGGGAGGCCGGCCGGGACGCAATGCAGTCGGCGGTGCATCGGCACGACACCCTGATGCGCTCGGCGATCGAAGCGCATCGAGGATACGTCTTCAAGACCGTCGGCGATGCGTTCTGCGCGACGTTCGCAAGGGCGCGAGACGCGCTGGAAGCGGCATTATACGCCCAGCGAACCCTGGCGGCAGTCGACTGGTCCGCCGTGAAGGGCCTGCGCGTGCGCATGGCGATCCACGTCGGCGACGCCGACGAACGCTCCGGCGATTACTTTGGTCCCGCGGTCAACCGCGTCGCTCGATTGTTGGCTACCGGGCACGGCGGGCAGGTACTGCTCTCCGCAATCGCAGCCGAACTCATCGAGGGGACGCTCGAGCCGGAGATCGCCCTGCGGCCGTTGGGCGTGTTTCGCCTGAAGGATCTCACGACGCCCGAACGTGTCTATCAGCTGATCGCGCCCGGCTTGCAATCGGAGTTCAAGGCGCTGCGATCGCTCGATGCCGTCCCCAACAATCTGCCTCGCCAAAGCACGAGCTTCATTGGGCGCGGCGACGACATCGACTGCATCAAAGAGCTGCAGCGCAGTGCCCCCCTCGTGACGATCGCCGGTACCGGAGGCGTCGGCAAGACGCGGCTCGCGCTTCAAGTCGCGGCCGAGCTGCTCGACGATATGGACGGCGGCGCGTGGTTCGTCAATCTGGCGCCGGTCGCCGATCCCGCGATCGTCGCCGGTACGATCGCCGCCGTGCTCGGAGTCTCGCAGCATGTCGACCGGCCGCCGCTCGACGCGCTCCTGGACTATCTGAAGGATCGCCGCCTGCTGCTGGTCTTCGACAACTGCGAGCACGTCGTTGCGGAGGCCGCGCGAATCGCGGCGGCGATTCTCGAATGCGCCTCGCAAGTAACGATACTCGCAACCAGCCGGGAAGCGCTCAACGTCGGCGGAGAACGCGTCTATCGCGTATCGCCGTTGCCCGATCGCGAAAGCCTGCGGCTCTTCGTCGAGCGCGCGCAGACGGCAAGCCCCGGGTTCTCGCTCGACGATTCGAACGATGCAAAGGTAGCGGAGATCTGCGGTCACCTCGATGGGATCGCGCTCGCCATCGAACTTGCGGCATCGCGCTTGCGCACGCACTCGCTCGACGATCTTTCGCGGCGTATCGAGGAGCGATTTCGCGTGCTGCGCGGCGGCGATCGCGCCGCGCAGCCGCGCCACCAAACGCTCTGGGCATTGATCGACTGGAGCTACGAACTGCTGGACGACACCGATCGGAGCTTCTTTCGCCACCTGGCCGTTTTTACGGGCGGATTCACGCTCGCGGCCGCCGCGGCGGTCTGCGAGAACGACGCACTCGACGAATGGGCCGCGCTCGATCTCCTCTCATCGCTGGTCGACAAATCGCTCGTCGTTGCCGACGCCGGCGAGGCGCCTCACCGCTATCATCTGCTGGAATCGATCCAGCGATACGCGCGCGAGCGGGTCGACAAGTCGGGCGAGAGCCGCTGGCTTTCGCAATGCCATGCCGAATTTTTTTCCGGCCTCGCGGGCGCCGCCTACGCAGAGTGGGATATCGCCCCCGGACCCGGCTGGCTCGCCGCATTGCGGCCCGAACTCGATAACTTTCGATCCGCTCTCGCGGCGACGCTGGAGCGAGACCGCGACGGTGCGCTGGGCGCGCAGATGGCGGCGGACGTCGTGCCCATTTTCATGCGGCTCTCGCTATTGCGCGAGGCGATCGGCTGGTGTGAAAAAGCTCTCGAGTCGCGGCCCACCGTGGATCGCGCGATCGAAGCCCGATTACGGTACGGCCTCTCGATGCTCTACAACAATCAGATGGATCTGCGCAAAGCGCTGGAAAACGTCGAGCGATCGGTCGCGCTTTATCGCCAAACGAACGACGCTCGCGGCCTGACGCGCGCGCTCTCGCAATTGGCGCAACAGTACGGGCGCCAAGCTCGCTACGGCGAAGCCGCCGCGCTCGCCATCGAGGCGCTCGCGCGCGCCCGCGAAACGGGTGACCGGCGCTTACTAGCCGCGACGTTGCAGCGCTGCGCTTTTTCACTGGGAGCCGACGATATCGAAACGGCCCGCGCGCAGTTTGCCGAAAGCGTCGCGCTATTTCGCGATCTCGGCCGCGACGACGAAACGGGACGCGCCCTCCTTTGGTGGGCCGACTCCGAAAGCGTCGCCGGCTGTTTCGCACGGGCGATCGATCTCTCAAACGAAGCGCTGCAGATCGTCGGCCCCGCCGAAAAGCCGTTCGTACTCTCGAACGCAGCCGGCTACGGGCTTGCCCTTGGCGACTACGAACGCGCTGCGGGCATCGTGCGCGAAGCGTTTGCTTTAGCTGCCGGCATCTCGCATCCGATTCTCACGTCGCTTGCGATCGCATACCTCGCGGTGCTCGCGAACCGTAGCGATCCGCTTGGTGCGGCGCGACTATTCGGCTA